From the Silurus meridionalis isolate SWU-2019-XX chromosome 5, ASM1480568v1, whole genome shotgun sequence genome, one window contains:
- the prr5a gene encoding proline-rich protein 5a isoform X2 — MMMLEDLSGTHTRPGTLKTSSFSFSALASLPHCLHMDASAHPIRRTLYRLRLVSSPNLSQLGKNEKASLEERGSGPNATWNSIHNAVIGVFQKKGLADHELYTLNEGVRQLLKTELGSFFTEYLQNQLLTKGMVILRDKIRFYEGQKLLDSLAETWDFFFCDVLSMLQAIFHPVQGKEPSVRQLSLLLFRNTITLNMKLDEALSRPRARVPPSIVQMLLILQGVHESQGVTEEYLKLESLIQKVVSPYLGTHGLCAHDCDASHCSCIMENRLQWGWSKPAEIPAINPVVRSKSYNIPMLTPVAEYDAEVGSVGSVGIRRHSACEVTSCMEQQGFSLSVSMEMSSTPRIPLDHELTLPTAKHGATAQPALILPSIFIQNSVGPLHTQTVISETDKAMSSPTSCSSSPETIVMQGADSADSDQDGIFIDFSHCRSDSFGTNRKTS; from the exons ATGATG ATGCTGGAAGACTTGAGTGGGACACACACCAGACCAGGCACCCTTAAAACAAGCTCATTCAGCTTTTCGGCCCTGGCATCCCTACCACACTGTCTTCACATGGATGCCAGTGCACACCCTATCAGAAG GACTCTGTACCGTCTGAGGTTGGTGAGCTCTCCGAACCTGAGTCAGCTGGGCAAGAATGAGAAGGCGTCACTGGAGGAGCGAGGATCTGGTCCAAACGCGACATGGAACAG CATTCACAATGCAGTTATTGGTGTTTTCCAAAAGAAGGGACTGGCTGACCACGAACTCTACACACTCAATGAAGGTGTGAG gcAGCTCCTGAAAACTGAACTGGGCTCTTTTTTCACTGAATATCTACAG AACCAGTTGCTGACCAAAGGCATGGTCATTCTTAGGGACAAAATAAGATTCTATGAAG GTCAGAAATTACTCGACTCCCTGGCAGAAACTTGGGACTTCTTCTTCTGTGATGTTCTCTCCATGCTACAAGCCATCTTTCACCCAGTCCAG GGAAAAGAGCCGTCAGTGCGGCAGTTGTCTCTGCTGCTCTTCAGAAACACTATCACTCTAAACATGAAGCTGGATGAAGCTCTGTCCCGACCGCGTGCCCGTGTCCCTCCGTCCATTGTCCAGATGCTTCTAATACTCCAG GGTGTGCACGAGTCGCAAGGTGTGACAGAGGAGTACCTGAAGCTGGAGTCACTTATTCAGAAGGTGGTGTCACCCTACCTGGGGACACATGGGCTCTGCGCGCACGACTGCGATGCCTCCCACTGTTCATGCATTATGG AAAATCGTCTGCAGTGGGGCTGGTCCAAACCTGCTGAAATCCCCGCAATAAATCCAGTGGTTCGCTCCAAGAGCTACAACATCCCTATGCTCACCCCAGTAGCTGAGTACGATGCGGAGGTCGGCTCTGTGGGTAGCGTGGGTATCCGTCGCCACTCAGCCTGTGAGGTCACTTCCTGTATGGAGCAGCAGGGCTTCTCCCTCTCTGTCAGCATGGAGATGAGCTCCACCCCCAGGATTCCACTTGACCACGAGCTTACCTTACCTACGGCAAAGCATGGGGCCACGGCACAGCCTGCTCTAATCCTACCTTCTATCTTTATCCAGAACTCTGTGGGGCCTTTACACACTCAGACAGTCATCTCAGAGACAGATAAAGCAATGTCTTCACCCACAAGCTGCTCCTCCAGTCCAGAAACCATCGTCATGCAGGGTGCAGACTCTGCGGATTCCGATCAGGATGGGATATTCATCGACTTTTCCCACTGCCGCTCGGACTCCTTCGGCACCAACAGGAAGACGAGCTGA
- the prr5a gene encoding proline-rich protein 5a isoform X1 gives MTRSREHLLQIHRMLEDLSGTHTRPGTLKTSSFSFSALASLPHCLHMDASAHPIRRTLYRLRLVSSPNLSQLGKNEKASLEERGSGPNATWNSIHNAVIGVFQKKGLADHELYTLNEGVRQLLKTELGSFFTEYLQNQLLTKGMVILRDKIRFYEGQKLLDSLAETWDFFFCDVLSMLQAIFHPVQGKEPSVRQLSLLLFRNTITLNMKLDEALSRPRARVPPSIVQMLLILQGVHESQGVTEEYLKLESLIQKVVSPYLGTHGLCAHDCDASHCSCIMENRLQWGWSKPAEIPAINPVVRSKSYNIPMLTPVAEYDAEVGSVGSVGIRRHSACEVTSCMEQQGFSLSVSMEMSSTPRIPLDHELTLPTAKHGATAQPALILPSIFIQNSVGPLHTQTVISETDKAMSSPTSCSSSPETIVMQGADSADSDQDGIFIDFSHCRSDSFGTNRKTS, from the exons ATGACCAGGAGCAGAGAGCACTTACTACAAATCCATAGG ATGCTGGAAGACTTGAGTGGGACACACACCAGACCAGGCACCCTTAAAACAAGCTCATTCAGCTTTTCGGCCCTGGCATCCCTACCACACTGTCTTCACATGGATGCCAGTGCACACCCTATCAGAAG GACTCTGTACCGTCTGAGGTTGGTGAGCTCTCCGAACCTGAGTCAGCTGGGCAAGAATGAGAAGGCGTCACTGGAGGAGCGAGGATCTGGTCCAAACGCGACATGGAACAG CATTCACAATGCAGTTATTGGTGTTTTCCAAAAGAAGGGACTGGCTGACCACGAACTCTACACACTCAATGAAGGTGTGAG gcAGCTCCTGAAAACTGAACTGGGCTCTTTTTTCACTGAATATCTACAG AACCAGTTGCTGACCAAAGGCATGGTCATTCTTAGGGACAAAATAAGATTCTATGAAG GTCAGAAATTACTCGACTCCCTGGCAGAAACTTGGGACTTCTTCTTCTGTGATGTTCTCTCCATGCTACAAGCCATCTTTCACCCAGTCCAG GGAAAAGAGCCGTCAGTGCGGCAGTTGTCTCTGCTGCTCTTCAGAAACACTATCACTCTAAACATGAAGCTGGATGAAGCTCTGTCCCGACCGCGTGCCCGTGTCCCTCCGTCCATTGTCCAGATGCTTCTAATACTCCAG GGTGTGCACGAGTCGCAAGGTGTGACAGAGGAGTACCTGAAGCTGGAGTCACTTATTCAGAAGGTGGTGTCACCCTACCTGGGGACACATGGGCTCTGCGCGCACGACTGCGATGCCTCCCACTGTTCATGCATTATGG AAAATCGTCTGCAGTGGGGCTGGTCCAAACCTGCTGAAATCCCCGCAATAAATCCAGTGGTTCGCTCCAAGAGCTACAACATCCCTATGCTCACCCCAGTAGCTGAGTACGATGCGGAGGTCGGCTCTGTGGGTAGCGTGGGTATCCGTCGCCACTCAGCCTGTGAGGTCACTTCCTGTATGGAGCAGCAGGGCTTCTCCCTCTCTGTCAGCATGGAGATGAGCTCCACCCCCAGGATTCCACTTGACCACGAGCTTACCTTACCTACGGCAAAGCATGGGGCCACGGCACAGCCTGCTCTAATCCTACCTTCTATCTTTATCCAGAACTCTGTGGGGCCTTTACACACTCAGACAGTCATCTCAGAGACAGATAAAGCAATGTCTTCACCCACAAGCTGCTCCTCCAGTCCAGAAACCATCGTCATGCAGGGTGCAGACTCTGCGGATTCCGATCAGGATGGGATATTCATCGACTTTTCCCACTGCCGCTCGGACTCCTTCGGCACCAACAGGAAGACGAGCTGA
- the prr5a gene encoding proline-rich protein 5a isoform X3 yields the protein MRTLYRLRLVSSPNLSQLGKNEKASLEERGSGPNATWNSIHNAVIGVFQKKGLADHELYTLNEGVRQLLKTELGSFFTEYLQNQLLTKGMVILRDKIRFYEGQKLLDSLAETWDFFFCDVLSMLQAIFHPVQGKEPSVRQLSLLLFRNTITLNMKLDEALSRPRARVPPSIVQMLLILQGVHESQGVTEEYLKLESLIQKVVSPYLGTHGLCAHDCDASHCSCIMENRLQWGWSKPAEIPAINPVVRSKSYNIPMLTPVAEYDAEVGSVGSVGIRRHSACEVTSCMEQQGFSLSVSMEMSSTPRIPLDHELTLPTAKHGATAQPALILPSIFIQNSVGPLHTQTVISETDKAMSSPTSCSSSPETIVMQGADSADSDQDGIFIDFSHCRSDSFGTNRKTS from the exons ATGAGGACTCTGTACCGTCTGAGGTTGGTGAGCTCTCCGAACCTGAGTCAGCTGGGCAAGAATGAGAAGGCGTCACTGGAGGAGCGAGGATCTGGTCCAAACGCGACATGGAACAG CATTCACAATGCAGTTATTGGTGTTTTCCAAAAGAAGGGACTGGCTGACCACGAACTCTACACACTCAATGAAGGTGTGAG gcAGCTCCTGAAAACTGAACTGGGCTCTTTTTTCACTGAATATCTACAG AACCAGTTGCTGACCAAAGGCATGGTCATTCTTAGGGACAAAATAAGATTCTATGAAG GTCAGAAATTACTCGACTCCCTGGCAGAAACTTGGGACTTCTTCTTCTGTGATGTTCTCTCCATGCTACAAGCCATCTTTCACCCAGTCCAG GGAAAAGAGCCGTCAGTGCGGCAGTTGTCTCTGCTGCTCTTCAGAAACACTATCACTCTAAACATGAAGCTGGATGAAGCTCTGTCCCGACCGCGTGCCCGTGTCCCTCCGTCCATTGTCCAGATGCTTCTAATACTCCAG GGTGTGCACGAGTCGCAAGGTGTGACAGAGGAGTACCTGAAGCTGGAGTCACTTATTCAGAAGGTGGTGTCACCCTACCTGGGGACACATGGGCTCTGCGCGCACGACTGCGATGCCTCCCACTGTTCATGCATTATGG AAAATCGTCTGCAGTGGGGCTGGTCCAAACCTGCTGAAATCCCCGCAATAAATCCAGTGGTTCGCTCCAAGAGCTACAACATCCCTATGCTCACCCCAGTAGCTGAGTACGATGCGGAGGTCGGCTCTGTGGGTAGCGTGGGTATCCGTCGCCACTCAGCCTGTGAGGTCACTTCCTGTATGGAGCAGCAGGGCTTCTCCCTCTCTGTCAGCATGGAGATGAGCTCCACCCCCAGGATTCCACTTGACCACGAGCTTACCTTACCTACGGCAAAGCATGGGGCCACGGCACAGCCTGCTCTAATCCTACCTTCTATCTTTATCCAGAACTCTGTGGGGCCTTTACACACTCAGACAGTCATCTCAGAGACAGATAAAGCAATGTCTTCACCCACAAGCTGCTCCTCCAGTCCAGAAACCATCGTCATGCAGGGTGCAGACTCTGCGGATTCCGATCAGGATGGGATATTCATCGACTTTTCCCACTGCCGCTCGGACTCCTTCGGCACCAACAGGAAGACGAGCTGA
- the fbxl14a gene encoding F-box/LRR-repeat protein 14a, whose protein sequence is METHISSLFPEILAMIFGYLDVKCKGRVAQVCVAWRDASYHKSVWRGVEAKLHLRRANPSLFPSLQSRGIKKVQILSLRRSLSYVIQGMPNIESLNLSGCYNLTDNGLGHAFVQDIPCLRILNLSLCKQITDSSLGRIAQYLKNLEFLELGGCSNITNTGLLLIAWGLHRLKSLNLRSCRHVSDVGIGHLAGMTRSAAEGCLGLENLTLQDCQKLTDLSLKHISKGLGKLKVLNLSFCGGISDAGMIHLSHMTQLWTLNLRSCDNISDTGIMHLSMGSLRLFGLDVSFCDKVGDQSLAYIAQGLYQLKSLSLCSCHISDDGINRMVRQMHKLKTLNIGQCVRITDKGLELIADHLTQLTGIDLYGCTKITKRGLERITQLPCLKVLNLGLWEMTEGERVR, encoded by the coding sequence ATGGAGACACACATTTCGAGCCTTTTCCCGGAGATTTTAGCGATGATTTTCGGCTACCTGGACGTGAAATGTAAAGGCAGGGTTGCGCAGGTGTGTGTGGCCTGGAGAGACGCTTCCTATCACAAATCGGTGTGGAGAGGAGTAGAAGCCAAACTCCACCTGAGGCGAGCAAACCCGTCCTTATTCCCGAGCCTGCAGAGCCGAGGGATCAAGAAAGTGCAGATCCTGAGCCTCAGACGCAGCCTCAGCTATGTCATTCAGGGCATGCCGAACATCGAGAGCCTTAACCTGAGCGGATGTTATAATCTGACAGACAACGGACTCGGACATGCGTTTGTGCAGGACATTCCTTGCTTGAGGATCCTCAACCTCAGCCTCTGTAAGCAGATAACAGACTCCAGCCTTGGCCGAATTGCACAGTACCTAAAGAACTTGGAGTTTCTGGAGCTCGGTGGGTGTAGTAACATCACCAACACCGGCTTGCTCCTTATCGCATGGGGCTTGCACCGGCTCAAGAGTCTGAACCTACGCAGCTGCAGGCATGTCTCTGACGTGGGCATCGGCCACCTGGCCGGCATGACGCGCAGCGCCGCAGAAGGCTGCCTCGGCTTGGAGAATCTCACTCTGCAGGACTGTCAGAAACTGACAGACTTGTCACTTAAGCACATCTCAAAGGGCCTGGGCAAACTCAAAGTCCTGAACCTGAGCTTTTGCGGCGGCATTTCAGACGCCGGAATGATCCACCTGTCGCACATGACCCAGCTGTGGACTCTGAACTTGCGCTCGTGTGACAACATTAGTGACACCGGGATCATGCACTTGTCCATGGGCTCGCTCCGGCTTTTCGGGTTGGACGTTTCGTTCTGCGACAAAGTGGGAGACCAGAGCTTGGCCTACATCGCCCAGGGACTTTATCAGCTCAAGTCGCTCTCGCTGTGCTCCTGTCACATCAGCGATGATGGAATCAACAGGATGGTGCGGCAGATGCATAAGCTGAAGACGCTGAACATTGGACAGTGCGTGCGCATCACGGACAAGGGCCTTGAGCTCATCGCAGATCATCTGACTCAGCTGACTGGCATCGATCTGTACGGGTGCACCAAAATCACCAAACGGGGACTGGAGCGGATTACGCAGCTCCCGTGCCTTAAAGTGTTGAACTTGGGGCTTTGGGAGATGACCGAGGGTGAAAGGGTTAGGTGA